GCAACCATACAAAAAGGTAGGAACAATGAGTGTGACACACATGTAGTGCACAGGCTCAATCGAAAAATAAAAACCCTAATAGAATACAAacacatttccagaatacaagggaactcacaagctgaaaacaCTCAACAACCACACACAATGagaacaccacacagaaaagaaccagatggtacactgtaacctaactaacacacagagttgcaaacatcctaaagagacagggcttccaaATAGCATATAAGTCTGGGAaaaccctccaatcacacctaaCCTGACCAGCTACCAAGAGGAACAAATTTCAACAATCAGGAATACGTAAacgtgaatgtcaaagttgtgatgcagtatacataagtATGACATGTAAGAATTTTAAAACACGAAACAAAAAACATATCAGGTGTTGGAAGTACGAAGCAAACGTTTCAACACTTGCAGAACATTtaaacaccataaccaccatcctacaaacatggaacaagaattgaaaataatgagaataagccacCATGACAAacacaagaaaacttccacattcagaaagccatctCTGAAAACGAACATGTGATAAAAAGAAACCAATCGTTCCTCTCACACAACCAGGAAAAAAAACATTCCTCCCCCTTCGCCTTCtggacacatacacacaaacacagccacaaaaaaaaaaaaaaaccataaccgccaacaacaacattaacacacccaaacacacacactctctctctcacacacacacgcatacacacacaaatgcatacacgaataGGTCACAGTATACttcaaaaattacactcgaaagtttggcagtAACATTCAATCTTTGGCAAAAACACCTGACAgttggcaacagaaaccaaaacattgcatcgaaacaagtgttcagtgcatagtgctgtggaacgtggggaaaaaaccgcaaattggcatttataataagaagaacaacactaaaaatgcaacaggagcgtaatatctaGGATATCGTCCACGCagactgtaagtacagttcaaaacattactacttagtcggaaataccaaccaccagaactgttaatAACCTATAagtacagtgaccaaaatgtacATTAAattgcaaacatatgtacatattccaggctactggtgatgccttgcagaaaataaaggcgaaacgcgtatggcactaaaattgttttattcagttgctgtcagacggtccataagtaagcacagtggataggccttgaaaaactgaacacggatcaatagagaaaacaggaagaagttgtgtagaactatgaaaaaaataagcaaaatatacaaactgagtagtccatgcggaagataggcaacatcaaggttagTGTGAGCTCAGCTGCGGATCGAGaagtccttagttcaagtcttccctcgagtgaaaagtttaatttttttattttcagacaattatcaaagttcaggcactcgcaCATAataaacttcgctctccaaaatacaaggacatgttcagatttgcttggacatatgcaggatttgaggatttgacggtctagacacggaaaaatttgaaaacgttagcatatgttttgacagagcacagggaaaactgtgcgactgtgaaactgttccagtcatttgttgcattttatgtgacaaactcttatgttttcatcactttttttgggagtgatgattacatccacaagaaaacctaaatcgggcaaggtagaagaatctttttacccattcgccaagtgtacaagttaggtgggtcgacaacatattcctgtcatgtgacgcacatgccgtcaccagtgtcgtatagaatatatcagacgtgttttcctgtggaggaatcggttgacctatgaccttgccatcaaatgttttcggttcccattggagaggcgcgtcctttcgtctactaatcgaacGGTTTTGCGATGGggtcgcaaaatacagacactaaacttattacagtgaacagagacgtcaatgaacgaacggacagatcataactttgcgaaaataaagaatgcaaacttttcattcgagggaagacttgaaccaagggcccctcgtttcgcagctgctcacgctaaccacgggaccacggcactcctgagttcacattgtccttgatgttgcctgtcttgcacatggactactcagtttgtatattttgcttatttttttcatagttccacacaacttcttcctgttttctcgattgatctgtgttcaatttttcaaggcctatccactgtgccaaattataactaaatctgagaggggtgcgatagggaggttcccttgtaagaacctTAGGCTTGCCAGACTTGCGCGTTATGAGAAAGGGGGCGTTGGAACACCGTAAACAAAGAGGCAGAGTGGAGTGGTGTAGGCAGGCGACGCGTGTGCCTCGCAGCCGGCGGTCAGTGGCCTCTGGAGGACGCGGGAGCAGCGGCTGCAGCGGAAGGCGCGCCAGTCATGGCCGACACGCGGAGACCGACGCAGGCCTTGGGTGCGCTGCTGCTGGCGCTGCTGGCGGCCGCGCATGCGCAGGCGCTGCCCGCCGACGTTTACGACCAGCGCCAGAGCGGCCGCGTCAACGTGCACGTGAGCGTCTCGGACGCCGCACTCGTCGCCATGCTGCCCCACGGCACGCTCTCGGTAAATAACGCTCGCCACATCGCAGTCTTTACCGTCGCATCTGTATTACTAAAACGCTGTGCTGGAACCCGGTACAAGCTTCAGCGTAGGGGGAACAAAAATTCGATTGTCAATATTTCGCATAATTATGgaccgaatttaaaattttaaaattctttcataatCTACTCATTCAGAGTTATAGTCTTATCAAACAGAatgagacaagtattacagttaaaaaCTGTGTTTGTACTGAGGCAACGTATACTGACGGTGCGCAAGTATACGGATTTCATTCATcaagtatttgacaatgagagcgaCTTTTAGCCaagtttaaacataatttcaaacctttacgacatTTTTACTCGCCGACACCTCTCaaaaaacgatgaaaggaaaagaagtttatcgcttactacattttcgcttttcgTGCAGTCGAACTTCAGCAGCAAGCGTAACGTTTTACCTtgttacttctttaccactaactccattcgcaacagtTGTCGCAAGCtgtgtccacatctgccgctgaatGTAcgcacaaaaatatatcattgtacaagaCATAGTTGACAAGGTATGACCTCAAGTAcacagatgcgtgaaaaactgccgcattatgtacgctattttaatttattacttctttgttacttaCTCTATTCGAAATCTAAtttgcaggcagtatccgcatatactagtgaatgtacctgcaaaattatattatcgtACGGCCAATGGTTCAAGAGGTATGACGTAATAAACATTTAGATACCTGAAAAAATTAGCTTTTCTTTAAAACGGCGtccagtaaaacttcaacatcaggcataacgttttaatttattactttttttactactgactctatttgcaacacagttAGCATACAGTGTCCACCTACACCACTTAATGTACGTATAAAATTATGTCGTGGTACGATACATATTTCAGGACAATGATGTTATAAACACGGAGATGTGTGAGAAACTAGCTTTTGattaaaatggagtgcaaattaccGAGTTCATATTCATATAGTCTTTCATAATGAGagcgtttgccggccggtgtgcccgagcggttctaggcgcttcagtcgggaaccgcgcgaccgctacggtcgcaggttcgaatcctgcctcaggcacggatgtctgtgatgtccttaggttagttaggtttaagtaattctaagttctaggggctgatgacctcagatgtttaagtcccatagtgctcagagccatttgaaccatttgagagcgtTCGCGACTCTCTACTTTCCTAAagttctccgtcgtttctaggttcccggttaataCAATACAAACGAGGTGGCGGTGGGGGGTTGAGATTGTTTCTTTCAGCCGTTTTCGCCTGCGTTGGGGAAAGTCAGTCTTTAAGTTATTGTTCTTTTAATGTAAGATTTTCCTTTTACGTCTTGCCTTACTCTACCCCTGTGGCTTCATGGTTCTACCACTGGACTGATGAAATGTGCCGGATTTGTTGTTGCGCGCACGTATGTTCAGCCTGTGAATATGCGACTTTCCCTGACTGGAAGGTTCTCTACATCTGGTCAGGCCACATATACAACTTGCCTTTCTTGCAGTAAACATAATTTCTGATTTCTAGACTTTCTACTGATTTTCGAACTTTATTGTTACTATTCTACTttattctccgatagtgaactgagGGATGGGGAGAATTTATGTGtgtaaaaatataaacgctttTACCAAATGGTTCTtttcgggagggggagggggggggggggagtcatcgaGCGTGAAGACCTTGTTGGATCTGCGGCTTTTGGGATCGTGGGAGCAGTAAAACAGATACGCCATAGGTTGTATTTTAAAATGAAAGACGCgcattgttcaaatggtttaaatggctctgagcactacgggacttaacatctttctaCCTTCCGCTCTTATAGTCGATCGGCTTAACACGCCCCTTCCGGAGCCAGTGTCTCTGGGGGAGAGAGGCGTTCCTAAATGATTGAAAATGAAGCGCAGACCATTCCCGCTTACAAGAAAGGTCAGCAAGCAGACGCACAAAACTacaggcctgtatctctgacgtcagtctgttgtagaatattgaaaCGTTTTAAGCTCGCGTATTATGACGTATCTGCAGACTGTAAATCTCCGTTGTAGGAAACAACATGGTTCCGTAAACAacaatagtgtgaaacccagctcactctgttagtccacgaaATCCAGGAAGCAGCAGGTACCGGCGCTTAGATTGTCGCCAtgctccttgacttccggaaagcgttcgacacagttctgcactgccgtccagtgaacaaaatacgagcgtacgcaaTATAATACCAAATGTGTGACCGAATGGGAGAATTTCtagcaaacagtacacagcatATCACTCTCAACGGAAAGAAGTCTTCACACACAAAGTCACTTCGGCGTTTCCCAACGGAGTGTTATAGACCATTAATTTTCACGATGTAATATAATTGCAGAAcaaccactggaagcagttacattCATAAAATACGCCGGCCTTCTTTGGTAAGTAACACCTTTTAGTTTTATTCATAATTCGAATACACCCTGTTATTCCCCTATTCTGGCTACAAAACCGTGTTTTTGAACAGAATGTGCACTCTGTGCaatagccttacgccaccttactcaaGGGCTCGTGTTCCCAAATGGTACCATTCGACTGGTCGATATCGGAGCCAACGTCTCACTGCGTCAATAATCTCCGGGCAATCCGTTTACTGCTTCCAGcgcagtgcatccttcactgggtcgAACAGATGGAAGTGTGAAGGTGTGAGATcctgactgtagggtggatgaggaagaacagtccaatgaatttcTGTGAGCTCCTGTCGGGCTGCAGACTTGTTTGGGGCCTTATGTTGTCacagagaagttcgtttgcattcttGTGGTGACGGACattctgaagtcgtttctttaatttcccgAGGGTAGTAGAAtaacacttccgagttgatcgttgcaccgtgagagAGGATATCAAACGGAATAACATCTTCGGAGTCCCACAAGACAgtggccatgactttaccggcggaGCGTGCGGCACTGAACTTTTCCTTCGAAGGAGGTTGTCACTTAGTTTCCGGTCCCAAGTTGGAAAATTGCTCGTGCCAAGCGAGCAGCTCCGTACAGATGGTGCTTCGTTGCTCTGCATGACCTTCTGTCAAGAGCGGACACACACGTttcagtatcccaactggtggacgaggtgTTTGAAcgtcatccgtcgatcacctcgaacgagagaGTGCGTgggtccaacactgcaggagtcttgACCGCgtgcggccggccgacacgcgGGGGATCGGGCAGATTTGCGcggccttgttgcgatggtgacagacgcctcgctcaacgactcaccgtgctcttGTTCACTGCTAGGCCTtcatagacattctacaagcgcctatgaatatctgcgatgctctggttttccgccaaaagaaattcgatGACAGCTCTGCTTCGAACGCGCCTCCATCACACACGCCATTTTAAATGCTACGCAGAGCGCCGcctcctatcggaacttcatgaagctatagggggTCAAGCGAGAATATGCTAGGATGTcgcgcaacaaattccgcattctttctaccgaaattggccgaaaaaataaatatgctgcattacgtattgaacgtcTCTAGTACCTAGGAGTACGCGTACGGACCAATTTGAAGTGGAACAATCTCATAAAATTAACCGCGGGTGGggaagatgcctgactgagattcattgtctGAACGGTTTGGAAATGTAGTCCGTCTACAAATGAAATAGCTTATAAAACACTCATTCGATCAATAATTGAATATTGCTCGGCAGTCTCGGATCCGTACGAGACAGGGTtgttagaggaaatagagaagatccaaataagatcaGCACCTATCGTTACAGGTTCACCTGGTAAGTATGAAAGCCTCACAGGGATGCTCCATTATACATGACTGTAGGCAAATTTCTGGAGGCGCTCCCTAAACCCGGGCacatccatcggactgccacacagCTCAGCGTGATTCAGCTCTCATTTTAGTCATCCGCTGACCcgtggcgtcactctttacatcTCGTCAAGCGACGGTTTACACTGACTACGGGAGCGTGTGGTTTTTAAGAACActgcaccccattctttttaactccctaagcccaatcactgtgctagctggagtgCTGGTAGCGCTTTGAAACTCACTAGTGATTCCTTCCTCGTTTTTCTGCGTGTTTTTGCCGCCACGCTCCGCAGTGCTCCATAGTCCCTGTTCATCAGTATACGAGGTGCACCTGGTCTCGCTTTAGCTATGGTGGGTTATTCCTTTGCGCTTCCACTTAACAGCTATTTCAAGAGTACTCGACCAGCTTTAAAAGGCTTAAATTTGTCCTCTGATGATTTTGTTACGTGGGGGACACCCAACGACCAGTTCACGTTCGAAGTTGTAGGGTTCGCCTGACTGACCCaccctgctgttactgcttctctactgccaACCCAatactcctcgcctccttttatactggcgggcccACCTCTCATTTCATCTGGTGgtgaattccgcattacatagaggtgtccggatacttttgattaggtaGACTAATTCTCCACGCGCAACGAGGTAACGCTCGCAAAAAACTGTGATCTCATTCCTCGTCAGGTCAATTGGGAATTTGTCACCGCGTCTGTTTGCAGTGGTTTCTTCCGAGTTCTCCAATTCACGCTGGACGTGTCCGATGAGTACCTGTGATCTCATTCCTCGTCAGGTCAATTGGGAATTTGTCACCGCGTCTGTTTGCAGTGGTTTCTTCCGAGTTCTCCAATTCACGCTGGACGTGTCCGATGAGTACCTGTTTCCTGAAGCTGCACTACAGCGAACGCTAGTGCAGTGCTGTGTTACGACGGATAACCAACTATTGAATGAAACGAAGGGAGGGAATTAAACGCGCTTTTTCTAGAGACACGCACTAGAGGCTGTCGAGATAAATAGCTCCATCCGGATCTGGCTGAAATGTAAAAGGACGCATTAGAAAAATAGAGGACATTCCATAAACTCAGTTACTAACTATTATTATCTCTTATTTACATGTTCTCTACCCTTGTTGTCTAGACATAGCGTCCTTAAGAACCTATTTATGTCTCTCTTATGTGGCCTGGGACGAACAGGAAACGTGAGAAACTATAAGAACGAAGGATTTTAATGTAGTGAAACTATTTTGCAATCCTTGCTGTATCATCTCCGCTCATTGTGGAAAACAAACTTTAGACTGTAGGTAGGTCATTCTCCGTCATATCCTTCTGCAGATGTCTATTATGTACACACCGAACTCGTGTGGTGTTAGCAACAGCGAAGAAAAATATGCAGGAAGTTTTTAATCAGGCCGTTTGGCAGGGTCTGATGTCTCAGTCGATAGGAGCGTCGAGTGCGAAACGCAGAAGTCCAGGATCGGATCCCAGTGCTATAAGTGGTTTCAACATGTTGAAGTGTATCAGTGTCAAAATGCTATAAAATGACGCGATACACAGAAGAACTCGAAAGTCAGATCGCAAATATTTTCTACCGTAAGTGCTTTTCCGTAACTCAGTAGTGAAATAGTTATTTCATTACAAATGATATACTTCTGCTTGATCAAAATTGGTGTCCTAGTATGGGAGTTTCGTGTCCAGCAACTgatgtatttttattattattattatttttaagacaTAGCTAAATTTGCATTGAGGCTTAGACAGCTATACTCTTGTGGGGAAAAAGGATTATCAAAGAAACATTTGGTCCAAACACTTTGCTAAGCAGGAAGGCAGGTCGGACTAACACACTAAAACCAGAATCAACAGGAAGCACGactagaaagaaagagaaagaatttTGAGGGCAAAACAAACTGTGTGAGCATTAGCTCACAAATGCGCTGCTGTGATGAAGTCGTTCACCCAGGACCGGAAAAACTAGAAAACGGAATTGCAGGAGGCGTGGTGGGGGGCGTGGCGCAAGGTGGTTACGGCAGCAGGACCCAGCATTCCTCGCGGCCGCGGGAAGCGAGTCTGCTCCGTCTGCCAGCAGCACAGCATCCAGCGGATATGCCCGCTTTGAACCCTCCGAACCGTTTTTAAACGGTTTTGTTTTAATTTCTAAACAAGCGCAGCGCGCATTAATATTCCACAATGATAACTCATTATTCTTTGAAAGATATTGTACCTGGGGTCAGACCAGTGATTTCTATACTAACTGGATTAGATATCCGATCTCAGAGCAGGGGACTTCGACGTGCTTGCAGATTCTTGTCAACTGTTTAGTGTGCCATGTTGTAATTAGGCGACAAAACTTCGACAGATCTGTACGTGATAAAGAATTCTTTATTGGTTTCTGACTTGGAACTTTATATTAATATGCGGCGCTGATGTGGGAGAAGAATCGAAAAGTGTTCCCATTTTGCTTTTTCGTTGCATTTAGTGACAGCCATGATGCAATTAGGTAAGAAACGAACTACTAGCGCCTTTGGCCGGCACATTCAAACGGCTGGAGTACGATATCCTTATGGTATAGAGATCATTGATTAAGACACATAGCGAATCGGAAGAAATTCATGGGAAGTCTCTGCACCAGTACTCAAGCCCTTTATTGCAAGACAATCGTCGTCTTACGAATATTGGCCTTTCGTCACATTCCATACGCCGGTTAGAGATATCTTCCGAAAAAGCATCATCGTATGTAGATTTGTGAGATTGTTGATATTGCAAGGATCGTATGAATAAGAGCACAAAATTCCGTGATGAATTTCTTCATATGAGAAATCTGAGAGCGCGATAGATGCGGAGTACAAGCTATGATGGGATATAGAGTGGAGGAAATATCGACCATATTTTTGGTAAAGGAACATTTGCAGAATTCGCTTTAATAGATTTAGGAAAGCTGCAGAAAATCTTATTCTGGGTGATCAAACGGAGTTGAACACCATTCCttccgaatgtgaatccagtgcctTAACTAGAGCACCAGCTCGTTCTATCCGTTATAAGACCTCCCACTGCACTGTCTGTGCGGAAATAGTATTCCACAAACTCTGTTCCTCGGTAactttttgtagtttttctttggTAGAAGTAGTACTAGTAGCAGTAGCTTCATTCATCACTTTTACAACGGTATTGGCACCCTTAGGTGCTGGTGGTATTGTAAATGTCATGGTATTtcaactgaaaaataacaaaaatgacaTAATTGATATGTACATGCATTTACCCACTTACAGGTTCAGTTTGGTAAGGATGGGAGAGGTGTTCGGCCGGGAAGAaagttagggaaaccacggaaatcctaaataaggatggccagaTGAAGATTGTAGTCTTCAGTTGGTTTAAAACATTGCTACATCATTCGGTTTATCCCTAGTGTACAAAACTGTTTTAAAAGGAAGTCATTTACTTACGTAGAGGTCAAAGGCTAGGACTACACTGTTCTTTAATTTCTGGCTCCCTGTCACTGCACACGCTAAACACATTATTTCGTAATGGGGCACTACACACCCCGCCAACTGACGTCAGGACCATAGCGACAACGTTTGATTTCCAGGTTACGTGCTGGGAAAtgttttgaaataataataaagtcATTAGTTTGatatctatttgttgttgttgtggtcttcagtcctgagactggtttggtgcagctctccatgctactctatcctgtgcaagcttcttcatctcccattacctactgccacctacatccttctgaatctgcttagtgtagtcatctcttggtctccctccactacgatttttaccctccacgctgccctccaatactaaatttgtgatcccttgatgcctcagaacatgtcctaccaaccgctccctcttctggtcaagttgtgccacaaacttctcttctccccaatcctattcaatacttcctcaatagttatgtgatctacccatctaatctttaccattcttctgtagcaccacatttctaaagcttctatatcTATTTATCGAATGATATTATCATTGCCCGAGAACGAATATTTGTCGCTGTCAGTGACTGTCACATTTGAAAGTGTGGCAAGTGGGGAAGTGAGCCGCGTGCAGTGTGACACGGAGGGCTGGTCTGGTGCAGGAGCTGATGGACGAGATGTACGACGAGTACGAAGACCCAGAGGACCCCGTGGCGAGCGACGACGCCCCTCCGGCCGACTCCCCGCCGGaggcggagacgacgacgacgtcgacgacgacgatgatTCTACCAAACTCAGCCGCGACGCCTGCCATCGTCAACGCCACGTGCTCGGGTAAGGCCGTCTTTCTTAGCTACACTTAGCTAGTTTCCATAAGTATTAAGGAGATTCCGCATGATTAAAAACAACCGTGTTATGAATGTCGTCAAACTCAACCAAAACAGGAAACACATGACATAGCAGAAATAAAAGATAATAACGTCGATAAGAACAATCCGTACATTCAGCAACAAGTAAAGCAACCGAAggagaaatctgaaaagggaattaaagttcagggagatgatgcaaatggctctgagcactatgggacttaacatctgtggtcatcagtcccctagaacttagaactacttaaacctaactaacctaaagacatcacacacatccatgcccgaggcaggattcgaacctgcgaccgtagcagtcttgcggttccggactgaacgcctagaaccgcgagaccaccgcggccggcgagatgatgcaaaacttttgaaaCGTCAGGTGTATCCGacatagggtgaccagatgcagttgtttaaaaaggaggacaaacaacttcaagaaggaggacaaaggaaggacaaagaggacacatcaaacgggtcaactgcacaTGAGGATACCtgacgtcagctttggacaagtcacgtcactgccgggaattaccgataaaactagtagttaattgttactgatgatcaggtggtggttaactgagcattataaaaataaaaataaaaaaacattgattgtggcgaCAGTGtgacgtcaattgttttgttacgtCAGCaatacggaattgtttacaaagcgaaaaacgtcagaccattcacctccctttatTCGAcacaccgctaccaacatctacaattcaatcagcagctgacgacatgtaaagtacactttaaccttccgaatacaaataaattgaatgactatgaaacaatgatatAAAACCattacagttaatctgtcgagttatttcttacatttattggccactgagacgtacttTTCAGCTCCACATGTCTCActttccgcttcaaattcatttctcgttttcttgaaagccggatatttgcaggaaaggacatcagaaaatgtacactttagtTTAGGAATAgctaaatattttacgtaactcactcggttaaaaattacgctGACAAATCAGACGTGCACTACTGTAAgtcaagccaatacaaagcgaaaacacgaaacgaaaattttaaataatcggtatttgcattcgcttataggtcaatcaacgataacatcgacgatcctggtgccacctactaacaccgccttcatgtgtgtttatcacgaaggctgtgccaatagttaaagtatttaagacaagagcaatagaacgggacgaattgcaaATTtagctgtattacgctcaactcagcgaaaaagccagacactgtaaaaatccgcccggaccccggacaaataGCTAAAAAGGAAGACATACcgggattaatccggacgtctggtcaccctaatccgaccgagactcgaagaagCAACTATTGCCTTTTCGGGAAAATGCTTGATGattatgttttattttaattagGGCCTTCATCTTTCCCTGTAGCCTATATTTGCGCTCGCCATTTATCGTCTTCGTTCGTGCGTGGACTCTGTGGCCTTACTATTTTGACTTCATTGGCGCGTTACCTTTGTTGTCATGCAGTCTGTCAAGTTCTCGTATTTCTTGGATATTGCAGAATATCTAAagacaaaatttctgtttcagaacttcAATTCTCCTGGCAAACTCGAAGATCTTCTTAAAACGATAAACGAGAATGAATAAAATGCCGTGGAGTTTTCAAGGTacttaaaatggaaataaaat
The Schistocerca gregaria isolate iqSchGreg1 chromosome 1, iqSchGreg1.2, whole genome shotgun sequence genome window above contains:
- the LOC126345073 gene encoding uncharacterized protein LOC126345073 — protein: MADTRRPTQALGALLLALLAAAHAQALPADVYDQRQSGRVNVHVSVSDAALVAMLPHGTLSELMDEMYDEYEDPEDPVASDDAPPADSPPEAETTTTSTTTMILPNSAATPAIVNATCSEAPASTSTAAAAAATATSTTTPASTTTPAKRRRRCRDGFYRNQAGRCVRLQFAQNGYNLRVLPLAFS